From the Euphorbia lathyris chromosome 6, ddEupLath1.1, whole genome shotgun sequence genome, one window contains:
- the LOC136233719 gene encoding phospholipase A1-II 1-like, giving the protein MASIASKWKALSGIENNWNGLLDPIDNNLRRYLVHYGERVGAIKDSFNYVEQSNGHGLCRFPPEEFFTRTGLELGNPFKYEVIDYFYARSEVDIGDWTHNQSAFMGYVAVGTDEGKIVLGRRDILICWRGTKLPIEWLKNINFVQTSASKVFPGSDAKVHQGFLNVYTDKSANSVYNKTSSREQRTAVVRRLVDKYGALKDDISITVAGHSLGGALATLNSMDIVFNGYNKPTGSKTLYPVTAFVYGCPRIGDKTFLKLFNSLPNLHLLRIRNAKDIVPDLPPDLIVTKYSPVGVTLDIDTQNSADLKTQNIVESHDLNLHLYGIAAYQGQGKEFKFGFDFDVAVLNKNGGLLNDGFGVPPNWWTNVMYKGLVQMKNGIWKLNDYIPPPRLSRL; this is encoded by the exons ATGGCGAGCATAGCATCAAAATGGAAGGCGCTTAGCGGCATTGAAAACAATTGGAACGGGCTTTTAGACCCAATCGACAATAATCTCCGACGGTATCTTGTTCACTACGGCGAAAGAGTTGGAGCAATCAAAGATTCATTCAACTACGTGGAACAATCTAACGGGCACGGACTATGCCGATTTCCACCGGAGGAATTTTTCACTCGGACAGGACTAGAACTTGGGAATCCATTTAAATATGAAGTGATAGATTACTTCTATGCAAGATCAGAAGTGGATATTGGAGATTGGACACACAATCAATCTGCATTTATGGGGTATGTTGCTGTCGGAACTGATGAAGGAAAGATCGTTTTAGGTAGGAGAGACATTCTAATATGTTGGAGAGGAACAAAGTTGCCTATTGAATGGttaaaaaatattaactttGTTCAAACTTCAGCTTCAAAGGTTTTTCCTGGTAGTGATGCAAAGGTTCATCAGGGTTTTCTCAATGTGTATACTGATAAAAGTGCAAATTCAGTTTATAATAAAACCAGCTCCAGAGAACAGAGAACAG CTGTGGTTCGGAGACTTGTAGACAAATATGGGGCATTAAAGGACGATATAAGCATAACAGTAGCAGGTCACAGTTTAGGAGGAGCACTCGCAACTCTGAATTCAATGGACATAGTTTTCAATGGATATAACAAACCAACTGGTTCTAAAACTCTATATCCAGTCACAGCTTTTGTTTACGGGTGCCCTCGCATTGGCGACAAAACATTTCTGAAACTATTCAATTCGTTGCCTAATCTTCATCTGTTACGAATTCGAAATGCTAAGGATATTGTTCCTGATCTTCCTCCAGATCTAATTGTCACTAAATATTCACCAGTTGGTGTAACCCTTGACATTGACACTCAAAACTCAGCAGACTTAAAGACACAAAACATTGTGGAGTCACATGATCTGAACCTTCATTTGTATGGAATTGCTGCTTACCAAGGACAAGGAAAAGAGTTCAAGTttgggtttgattttgatgttGCGGTGCTCAACAAGAATGGTGGTCTTTTAAATGATGGTTTTGGGGTTCCTCCTAATTGGTGGACCAATGTTATGTATAAGGGTTTAGTTCAGATGAAGAATGGAATTTGGAAGCTAAATGATTATATTCCACCTCCTAGGCTCAGCCGACTTTAG
- the LOC136232015 gene encoding phospholipase A1-II 1-like: MHCEEERVMEDIAANWRALSGIEDNWEKQISDGIDNNLRRYLIHYGQRVGAVGDSFNEMKKTKGYGLSLFPPEELFTQTCLEKGNPFKYKVSHLIYARSEFNVGTWWSQGDSGYMGYVAVATDEGKCVLGRRDILICWRGTLLDKESAEDCDIFQIRADEVFHNSPAKVHQGFLGVYTNKTSFSATDSNKDYTHNSAREQVLAAVRKHVDHYGKLNESVSITVAGHSLGAAIATLNSMDIVSNGYNKPTGSSSDKIFPVTAFVYASPRLGNKDFVKLFNSLQPNLHLLNIRNAKDIIPDFPPTWLDYHEVGTKLDIDIIHSEHLNESINVLSHRLHVYLYGIASYKGKDKNSELAIDFDIACLNKYDDLLKECLMVPKRWWSSVVKHGMVQMDNGFWEVHYDYVPPLPPHVPDIPNYK; the protein is encoded by the exons ATGCATTGTGAAGAAGAGAGAGTAATGGAAGATATTGCAGCAAATTGGAGGGCTCTGAGCGGAATTGAAGACAATTGGGAGAAACAAATCAGCGACGGAATCGACAATAATCTGCGACGATATCTTATCCACTACGGGCAAAGAGTTGGAGCTGTGGGCGATTCTTTCAATGAAATGAAGAAAACAAAAGGATATGGACTCTCTCTGTTTCCACCTGAGGAGTTGTTTACTCAAACTTGTTTAGAAAAGGGAAATCCATTCAAATATAAAGTGAGTCACTTGATTTATGCAAGATCGGAATTCAATGTCGGAACTTGGTGGAGTCAAGGAGATTCCGGTTATATGGGGTATGTCGCTGTCGCGACGGACGAAGGTAAGTGTGTTTTAGGGAGGAGAGATATTTTGATTTGTTGGAGGGGAACTTTATTGGATAAAGAGTCAGCGGAAGATTGTGATATATTTCAAATTAGAGCGGATGAGGTATTTCATAATAGTCCAGCAAAGGTGCATCAAGGTTTTCTCGGTGTTTACACTAACAAAACTTCTTTTTCAGCTACCGATTCAAATAAGGACTATACTCATAATAGCGCCCGAGAACAG GTTCTTGCAGCAGTTCGAAAACACGTGGACCATTACGGAAAGTTGAACGAGAGTGTAAGCATAACTGTAGCCGGTCACAGCTTGGGTGCAGCAATAGCAACCCTCAACTCAATGGACATAGTTTCGAATGGATATAACAAGCCAACTGGATCATCATCAGATAAAATATTTCCAGTGACTGCTTTCGTTTATGCTTCTCCTCGTCTCGGAAACAAAGACTTCGTGAAATTATTCAATTCGCTGCAGCCTAATCTTCATCTATTAAACATCAGAAATGCCAAAGACATCATTCCAGATTTCCCCCCAACTTGGCTAGACTACCATGAAGTTGGCACAAAGCTTGACATTGATATAATCCATTCAGAGCATCTGAATGAATCCATCAACGTTCTGTCACATAGATTACATGTTTACCTTTATGGAATTGCATCTTACAAGGGGAAAGATAAGAATTCTGAATTAGcaattgattttgatattgcGTGTCTGAATAAATATGATGATCTTTTGAAAGAATGTCTTATGGTTCCTAAAAGATGGTGGAGTAGTGTGGTTAAACATGGTATGGTTCAAATGGATAATGGATTTTGGGAGGTTCATTATGACTATGTTCCACCTCTTCCACCTCATGTTCCTGATATTCCcaattataaatga
- the LOC136233718 gene encoding adenylate-forming reductase 06235-like encodes MQSPVRFSSCRGVSFEIKPQIDHFALPPHTKLDQNSNTTRLRPLSIFQQTSFRIINSFVQRSISQPSSHFCDLHIAQDEEEENELETLEEGEISRKNTPQQPLNNKAAATARKHQSRSRLEIMLLDQGLFTVYKRLFLLCFSLNMIMLILAATGNFSYAKKKAALFSIANILALTLCRNELFLRLVFWLSVELFGRSWVPLRLKTTVISFLQSLGGIHSGCGVSSIAWLIYALVLTLQSRQNTSSAIIGVASTILSLLCWTALALVWVYILLSISYNPITKSYSDKFGSRLVRQQEFWLILATTILIITPWVTVRRVPVKVTAPSGHASIIKFQGGVKAGMLGRISPSPLSEWHAFGIISDGKDEHMMLAGAVGDYTKSLVSNPPSHLWVRKVHFAGAGYLANMFDRVLLVATGSGICVFLSFLLQPCKANLCMMSGHPKDKVIVHDTAILGRPNVSEMSVEIAKKWGAQVVFVTSNPEGSRDIVNACNAAGIPGFGPIWDS; translated from the exons ATGCAAAGCCCAGTGAGGTTTTCAAGCTGCCGAGGAGTATCATTTGAAATAAAACCCCAAATTGATCATTTTGCACTTCCACCGCATACAAAACTTGACCAAAATTCCAACACCACTCGTCTTCGCCCGCTCTCTATCTTTCAACAGACCTCCTTCAGAATTATCAATTCTTTCGTTCAAAGATCTATAAGTCAGCCCAGTAGCCATTTCTGTGATCTTCACATCGcacaagatgaagaagaagagaatgaATTAGAAACACTCGAAGAAGGGGAAATCAGCAGAAAAAACACACCCCAACAACCATTAAATAATAAGGCAGCTGCTACTGCAAGAAAACACCAATCAAGATCAAGATTGGAAATTATGCTACTTGATCAAGGGCTTTTCACTGTCTACAAGCGCCTTTTTTTACTTTGCTTCAGCTTGAACATGATCATGTTGATTCTTGCAGCCACTGGGAACTTCTCTTATGCAAAAAAGAAAGCAGCTTTGTTTTCCATAGCGAACATTCTTGCTTTGACACTCTGCCGGAATGAACTCTTTCTCCGACTTGTTTTCTGGCTCTCCGTCGAGCTCTTCGGGCGGTCATGGGTGCCTCTACGTCTCAAGACTACAGTTATCTCTTTCCTTCAGAGTCTTGGTGGAATACACAGCGGCTGTGGTGTTTCTTCCATTGCTTGGCTCATATATGCTTTAGTTCTCACTCTTCAATCCCGACAGAATACTTCGTCGGCGATAATCGGAGTCGCCTCCACGATTCTTTCGCTTCTCT GCTGGACCGCTTTAGCTCTAGTATGGGTCTATATCTTGTTAAGCATCTCTTATAACCCCATAACAAAATCATACAGCGATAAATTTGGTTCGAGACTCGTCAGACAACAAGAGTTCTGGCTCATATTAGCAACCACAATACTAATTATAACTCCGTGGGTGACTGTTAGACGTGTACCGGTAAAAGTAACTGCCCCTTCAGGACATGCCTCTATAATAAAATTCCAAGGAGGAGTAAAAGCGGGAATGCTAGGAAGGATTAGTCCGTCGCCATTATCCGAATGGCACGCATTTGGTATAATATCCGACGGGAAAGACGAGCACATGATGTTGGCTGGTGCGGTCGGGGATTACACGAAGTCGTTAGTCTCGAACCCGCCGAGCCATTTGTGGGTTCGGAAAGTGCATTTTGCGGGGGCGGGTTACTTAGCGAACATGTTTGATAGGGTTCTTTTGGTGGCGACTGGTTCGGGTATTTGTGTGTTCCTTTCATTTCTTTTGCAGCCATGTAAAGCTAATTTATGT ATGATGAGTGGACATCCTAAAGATAAGGTGATTGTGCATGATACAGCAATATTAGGAAGGCCTAATGTGTCGGAAATGAGTGTTGAAATTGCTAAGAAATGGGGTGCTCAAGTAGTTTTTGTTACGAGTAATCCAGAAGGAAGTAGAGATATTGTAAATGCTTGTAATGCCGCAGGAATTCCAGGATTTGGTCCTATCTGGGATTCTTGA